The Snodgrassella alvi wkB2 genome window below encodes:
- a CDS encoding histidinol-phosphatase: MNLAIFDLDHTLINCDSDNEWPKYLMQKGLVDKSFVDMKNDKFYQDYLNGCLDIDEFLKFQLAPLVRFSRAELDEMHNEYMRDFIVPHISTMAKMLVQGHRDAGDEMLLLSATNEFIIAPIAKAFGIQNIIGVQLETDADGNYTGHYTGTPSFKEGKVTRLQQWLAQRGQQLEDFTKVYFYSDSHNDLPLLNLVTDPVAVNPDEKLVQYAHRHGWPILNFM; encoded by the coding sequence ATGAATCTGGCTATTTTTGACCTTGACCACACACTGATTAACTGTGATTCAGATAATGAATGGCCGAAGTATCTGATGCAAAAAGGACTGGTAGATAAATCGTTTGTTGACATGAAAAACGACAAATTCTACCAGGATTACCTGAATGGCTGTCTGGATATTGATGAATTTCTGAAATTCCAGCTTGCACCACTCGTGCGTTTTAGCCGTGCAGAGCTGGATGAAATGCATAATGAGTATATGCGTGATTTTATCGTGCCGCATATTTCTACTATGGCTAAAATGCTGGTACAAGGTCATCGCGATGCCGGTGATGAAATGCTGCTTTTGTCTGCTACTAATGAATTTATTATCGCACCCATTGCAAAAGCGTTTGGTATTCAGAATATTATCGGCGTGCAGTTAGAAACAGATGCAGATGGTAACTATACCGGACACTATACAGGTACGCCCAGTTTTAAAGAAGGCAAAGTTACCCGCTTGCAGCAGTGGCTAGCACAGCGCGGACAGCAGCTGGAAGATTTTACTAAAGTGTATTTTTACAGTGATTCGCATAATGATTTGCCTTTGCTCAATTTGGTAACTGATCCGGTTGCCGTTAATCCTGATGAGAAACTGGTGCAGTATGCCCATCGCCATGGCTGGCCGATACTGAATTTTATGTAA
- a CDS encoding NADP-dependent malic enzyme, with protein MDELIKEAALHFHEEPRPGKIQITPTKPLATQYDLSLAYSPGVAAPCMEIHRDPLNAYRYTARGNLVAVISNGTAVLGLGNIGALAGKPVMEGKGVLFKKFGGIDVFDIEINETDPDKLVDIIASLEPTFGGINLEDIKAPECFYIEKKLRERCNIPVFHDDQHGTAIITAAAIKNGLEVVGKDISQVKLVCSGAGAAAIACLELLVALGMKRENITVCDSKGVIYQNREENMVESKKLFAIPDNGQRKLADAVHDKDIFLGLSGPNVLSVDMLKTMAKDPIILAMANPTPEIWPPEAKAARPDAVIGTGRSDFPNQVNNVLCFPFIFRGALDVGATTINEQMKLACVHAIAELAKAELSDEVSAAYGNTELSFGREYLIPKPFDPRLIAVVAPAVAKAAMDSGVATRPIDDMEAYVEKLSQFVYKSSLFMKPVFSQAKKELKRVVLCEGEDERVLHATQHIVNHKLAFPILIGRPAVIEARSKKLGLTIQPGKDFEIVNNQDDPRYREYWQAYYELRKRHGVTEEMARRRMISSSTLIGAMLVRMGSADALLCGTVGRFHDHFNILEEVIGYNNPEQNACAMNALIMTSGNMFIADTYVNPEPTAEQIAANTLMCVDEMKRFGIEPKVALLSNSNFGSLDQPSSTKMQEALALIKEAAPELNVDGEMQGDLALDEKLRQKLMPDCKLKGAANLLVMPNVEAANISYNLLRTSSHGVTIGPILMGMNESVHIVTPMASVRRIVNMVALAAVDAQRK; from the coding sequence ATGGATGAATTAATCAAAGAAGCAGCATTACATTTTCACGAAGAACCCCGTCCCGGTAAAATTCAAATTACGCCTACCAAACCATTGGCTACCCAATATGATTTGTCACTGGCCTATTCACCGGGTGTGGCTGCACCGTGTATGGAAATTCACCGTGATCCCCTGAATGCATACAGATATACTGCACGCGGTAATCTGGTTGCAGTTATTTCCAATGGTACAGCGGTACTGGGTTTGGGTAATATCGGTGCTCTGGCTGGAAAACCGGTGATGGAAGGTAAGGGAGTACTGTTCAAAAAATTCGGTGGTATTGATGTATTCGATATCGAAATTAATGAAACTGATCCAGACAAACTGGTAGATATTATTGCTTCACTGGAGCCGACATTTGGCGGTATTAACCTTGAAGATATTAAAGCACCGGAATGTTTTTATATTGAGAAAAAACTGCGTGAGCGTTGCAACATTCCGGTATTCCATGATGATCAGCATGGTACAGCAATTATTACTGCAGCAGCGATTAAAAATGGTCTTGAAGTTGTTGGTAAAGATATCAGTCAGGTTAAACTAGTATGTTCCGGAGCCGGTGCAGCAGCGATTGCCTGTCTGGAGCTGCTGGTTGCGCTGGGTATGAAGCGTGAAAATATCACTGTGTGCGATTCAAAAGGTGTGATTTACCAGAATCGTGAAGAAAACATGGTGGAATCGAAAAAATTATTCGCCATACCGGATAATGGTCAGCGTAAGCTTGCTGATGCTGTTCATGACAAAGATATTTTCCTCGGATTATCTGGTCCGAATGTGTTGAGCGTGGATATGCTCAAAACTATGGCCAAAGATCCGATTATTCTGGCTATGGCTAATCCGACTCCGGAAATCTGGCCGCCTGAAGCTAAAGCTGCACGACCGGATGCGGTAATTGGTACCGGACGTTCTGATTTTCCGAATCAGGTAAATAATGTTCTATGCTTCCCGTTTATTTTCCGTGGTGCACTGGATGTAGGTGCAACTACCATTAATGAGCAGATGAAGCTGGCCTGTGTGCATGCTATTGCTGAACTGGCCAAAGCTGAGCTAAGTGATGAAGTCTCTGCTGCTTATGGCAATACCGAGCTTTCTTTCGGACGTGAATATCTGATTCCGAAGCCATTTGACCCTCGTCTGATTGCTGTAGTGGCGCCTGCTGTAGCCAAAGCAGCTATGGATTCCGGTGTGGCAACCCGTCCGATTGATGATATGGAAGCCTATGTAGAGAAACTGAGTCAGTTTGTCTATAAATCCAGCCTGTTTATGAAACCAGTATTCTCTCAGGCGAAAAAAGAACTGAAACGTGTGGTATTGTGTGAAGGTGAGGATGAGCGTGTTCTGCATGCAACGCAGCACATTGTTAACCACAAGCTGGCCTTCCCGATTCTGATTGGCCGGCCGGCAGTAATTGAAGCACGTTCGAAAAAACTGGGTCTGACTATACAGCCAGGCAAGGATTTTGAGATTGTTAATAATCAGGACGATCCTCGCTACCGTGAATACTGGCAGGCTTATTACGAGCTGCGTAAACGTCACGGTGTCACCGAGGAAATGGCCCGGCGCCGGATGATTAGCAGTTCTACTCTGATTGGTGCAATGCTGGTGCGGATGGGCAGTGCAGATGCATTACTGTGTGGTACGGTAGGTCGCTTCCATGATCATTTCAATATTCTGGAAGAAGTAATCGGCTATAACAATCCTGAACAGAATGCCTGTGCTATGAACGCACTGATTATGACCTCAGGTAATATGTTTATTGCTGATACCTATGTTAATCCAGAACCGACTGCAGAGCAGATTGCTGCTAATACACTGATGTGTGTTGATGAAATGAAACGTTTTGGTATAGAACCAAAAGTGGCTTTGTTGTCCAATTCAAACTTCGGTTCACTTGATCAGCCAAGCAGCACCAAAATGCAGGAAGCGCTTGCTTTAATTAAAGAGGCAGCTCCGGAACTAAACGTGGATGGTGAAATGCAGGGTGATCTTGCACTGGATGAAAAACTGCGTCAGAAACTGATGCCGGACTGCAAACTAAAAGGTGCAGCAAACTTGCTGGTAATGCCGAATGTTGAAGCAGCGAATATCAGTTACAATCTGTTACGTACTTCATCTCATGGCGTAACAATTGGCCCGATTCTGATGGGTATGAATGAATCTGTACATATTGTTACTCCTATGGCTTCTGTACGCCGTATAGTAAATATGGTGGCTTTGGCTGCTGTAGATGCCCAGCGTAAATAA
- the greB gene encoding transcription elongation factor GreB, producing the protein MSNVSAPQTAPNYITPSGHQALQDELYQLVHKERPEIVNVVNWAAGNGDRSENGDYLYGKRRLREIDRRIRFLTKRLEAAQVIDPEAREPSDQIFFSATVTILRGNGQEQTVHIVGTDEIDTSRNKISWVSPLARTLLKAHEGDEVRLHGPDGVENIEILTVEYIRIG; encoded by the coding sequence ATGAGTAATGTGTCAGCACCCCAGACTGCACCTAATTATATTACCCCTTCGGGCCATCAGGCTTTACAGGATGAGCTTTATCAGCTTGTTCATAAAGAACGCCCTGAAATTGTTAATGTGGTGAACTGGGCGGCGGGTAATGGTGACCGAAGTGAAAATGGTGATTATTTGTATGGGAAACGCAGGTTGCGTGAAATTGACCGACGTATCCGCTTTCTGACTAAAAGACTGGAAGCTGCACAGGTTATTGATCCGGAAGCACGTGAACCCAGTGATCAGATTTTTTTTAGTGCTACTGTAACTATTTTACGCGGCAATGGTCAGGAGCAGACTGTACATATTGTTGGTACAGATGAAATCGATACCAGTAGAAATAAAATTTCCTGGGTTTCACCGCTTGCGCGTACTTTATTAAAAGCACATGAAGGTGATGAAGTGCGTTTGCATGGCCCTGATGGAGTGGAAAATATTGAAATATTAACAGTAGAATATATTCGAATTGGATAA
- a CDS encoding AAA family ATPase, whose product MNPKLEPIFKQLNALILGKQQLLIQIVTCVLARGHILLEDVPGVGKTTLAHALAAVLGLNYQRVQFTNDMLPADLLGVSIFQPNSNEFIFHPGPVFNSFLLADEINRASPKLQSALLEAMEEGQVSVDGKTYALPKPFLVVATQNPTEQLGTYPLPESQLDRFMMCLSIGYPAEKEEKQLYISGGRRQFVPRIKAVCNAEILQQWQAEVSKINLSAAAADYVYRLVAATRTPGTFAVGLSPRAGLAVVQAAKAYAWVQGRAHVVPEDVKAVWVAVAAHRLQPLQSQSRSSTLLTGMLDHVAVV is encoded by the coding sequence ATGAACCCAAAACTCGAACCGATTTTCAAACAACTCAATGCCCTTATTCTGGGCAAACAACAATTGCTGATACAAATTGTTACCTGTGTACTGGCACGCGGGCATATTCTGCTTGAAGATGTACCAGGAGTTGGTAAAACCACACTGGCACATGCACTGGCAGCGGTACTGGGATTAAATTATCAGCGCGTACAATTTACTAACGATATGTTACCGGCTGATTTGCTGGGAGTCAGTATATTCCAGCCAAATTCCAACGAGTTTATTTTTCATCCGGGACCGGTTTTCAATTCTTTTTTACTGGCTGATGAAATTAACCGTGCTTCTCCCAAACTGCAATCGGCTTTGCTTGAAGCTATGGAAGAGGGGCAGGTATCTGTGGATGGTAAAACCTATGCGCTGCCGAAACCATTTCTTGTAGTTGCTACCCAGAATCCGACAGAACAGCTGGGTACTTACCCTTTACCTGAATCGCAGCTGGACCGGTTTATGATGTGTCTGAGTATTGGCTATCCGGCAGAAAAAGAAGAAAAACAGCTCTACATCTCTGGCGGGCGTCGCCAGTTTGTGCCACGCATTAAAGCAGTATGCAATGCGGAAATATTACAGCAATGGCAGGCAGAAGTATCCAAAATAAATTTATCTGCAGCGGCAGCGGATTATGTTTATCGGCTAGTTGCAGCTACGCGTACTCCGGGTACATTCGCAGTCGGGCTGAGTCCGCGTGCCGGATTGGCAGTAGTTCAGGCTGCAAAAGCATATGCATGGGTACAGGGAAGGGCACATGTTGTTCCGGAAGATGTGAAAGCTGTCTGGGTAGCAGTAGCGGCACACCGCCTGCAACCTTTACAAAGTCAGTCCCGAAGCAGTACTTTACTCACAGGAATGCTGGACCATGTGGCTGTGGTCTGA
- a CDS encoding DUF58 domain-containing protein produces MWLWSETPAPTLIDGHTALRARNIRVNLTRMGWGVAIASFLLWVMAVNYQVNVAHALVFWLVGILLFGALAGVRQLTGIVLAIKPQQEYFAGKECVLTLRACDSCKRTRWLWLQTAQEITGTASDWELWTITPENTEFLWKLPPQRRGILPPLILAGASMAPFGLLMIKTQWEFTEELVIFPEPLEHTISAQRSSDDVPSTQISLSGQDPAYLLPHQSSASMRQIAWKHYAKTGDLLDKYFEQGGKRVEPLLISYRDYPQGTSLEKMASMMCYRVLAADAIGEKYILELPRQRYEATTGQRTKCLNALGRW; encoded by the coding sequence ATGTGGCTGTGGTCTGAGACACCTGCACCTACACTTATTGACGGGCACACAGCTTTGCGTGCACGTAATATACGTGTCAACCTGACACGTATGGGCTGGGGTGTGGCTATTGCCAGTTTTCTGTTATGGGTTATGGCAGTTAATTATCAGGTAAACGTAGCTCATGCACTGGTGTTCTGGTTAGTGGGCATTTTATTATTTGGTGCACTTGCCGGTGTCCGCCAGCTTACCGGGATAGTATTGGCGATTAAACCCCAACAGGAATATTTTGCCGGTAAAGAATGTGTTCTGACTTTGCGAGCCTGTGACAGCTGCAAACGTACACGCTGGTTATGGCTGCAAACAGCACAGGAAATAACCGGCACAGCCAGTGACTGGGAATTGTGGACAATTACACCAGAAAATACTGAATTTCTCTGGAAATTACCTCCGCAGCGCCGTGGTATTTTGCCACCATTAATACTTGCCGGAGCCAGTATGGCGCCGTTTGGGTTGCTGATGATTAAAACTCAATGGGAATTTACTGAAGAACTTGTGATTTTTCCGGAACCTTTAGAACATACTATTTCAGCACAGCGTAGTAGTGATGACGTACCCAGCACCCAAATCAGTCTGAGCGGTCAGGATCCGGCTTATCTGCTGCCTCATCAGAGTTCAGCTTCAATGCGGCAGATAGCATGGAAACATTATGCCAAAACAGGTGATTTATTGGATAAATATTTTGAACAGGGAGGTAAGCGGGTAGAACCGTTACTGATTTCCTATCGGGATTATCCTCAGGGAACCAGCCTGGAAAAGATGGCGAGTATGATGTGCTATCGGGTATTGGCAGCAGATGCTATCGGGGAAAAATATATACTGGAGTTACCAAGACAGCGCTATGAGGCAACGACAGGTCAACGGACAAAATGTCTGAATGCTTTGGGTAGATGGTAA
- a CDS encoding transglutaminase family protein, which yields MWLADPVFLRKSPSVRTQLILLLMLAWVSLPLLFELPLSVCAAFALLWIARVALLFTSIKKLPLWALIILLVATSVWVYFRVGTIIGRDASVSLLMLMIILKAFEGETLRDWQILLLAQLVLMGGGLLFNQSILMAPWLIVALFCLISSLGLLAGIKPMTAIRQGAVILILSFPLAVILFIAMPRRNTPLWGVPQPQQSSVTGLSDTLESGSVSNLILSNELAFNVIFDNDAIPRNADMYWRVMVMGNNTDGKWHAVKEQYTDEDTLQLPSRALLEQRTDSKMVGYQLIIQDDHGRLPALDQPLPNEQFGFSRRVGNVVRVNNSREGLRRVHLYSQMTPYLRQQMDQALLNYYTQLPDGLNPETRRLAKQLADKSGGSEEFINHILAYFKSSHFQYTLTPKRNHETQNKIDYFLFEGHEGFCEDYADAMVWLARSIGVPARIVIGYQGGEYHPDNKFWQIRSKDAHAWTEIWIAEKGLWKRVDPTTAVSSVRIDKGVESALPAEQRAGLSSAFPLLQKYLDNGQFYWQQWVVNYDRGSQKSILSWLNLKNIPIYVLIIVIIIAIVITSLPLIFWLRRQGNVQTQPLTDGINLLKQTIVEGEESELSAIGPLELQNILAEHNLLNEDLAALLTQYIDWQYGAAGMPDIRSQRKWLRKMKKAVRNL from the coding sequence ATGTGGCTTGCTGATCCGGTTTTTTTACGTAAATCCCCATCTGTACGCACTCAGCTTATTCTGTTACTGATGCTGGCATGGGTATCGTTACCCTTATTATTTGAATTACCTCTGAGTGTGTGCGCTGCATTCGCTCTGTTGTGGATTGCGCGCGTTGCTTTGCTGTTTACCAGTATTAAAAAATTGCCGTTATGGGCATTAATAATATTGCTGGTGGCTACTTCTGTATGGGTATATTTTCGTGTGGGAACGATTATTGGCCGGGATGCCAGTGTTTCTTTGCTCATGTTAATGATTATACTCAAGGCATTTGAGGGTGAAACGTTACGCGACTGGCAAATATTATTATTAGCTCAGCTAGTACTGATGGGCGGCGGTCTGCTGTTTAATCAAAGTATATTAATGGCCCCCTGGCTGATTGTAGCGTTGTTCTGCCTGATTTCATCTCTGGGATTACTTGCGGGCATCAAACCGATGACGGCAATACGGCAGGGTGCAGTAATTTTAATTCTGTCTTTTCCACTGGCCGTTATTTTATTTATAGCAATGCCGCGCAGAAATACGCCATTATGGGGAGTGCCGCAGCCTCAGCAATCATCTGTTACAGGATTGTCGGATACCCTTGAATCAGGGAGTGTCAGCAATCTGATTTTGAGTAATGAACTGGCTTTCAATGTTATCTTTGATAATGATGCTATTCCACGCAATGCTGATATGTACTGGCGTGTAATGGTAATGGGTAATAACACGGACGGAAAATGGCATGCGGTAAAAGAACAGTATACGGATGAAGATACTTTACAGCTGCCAAGCAGAGCTTTGCTGGAACAGCGTACCGATAGCAAAATGGTAGGATATCAGCTGATTATTCAGGATGATCACGGACGATTACCGGCTCTGGATCAGCCTTTGCCTAATGAACAGTTTGGTTTCAGCCGACGAGTAGGTAACGTTGTCAGGGTCAATAATAGTCGCGAAGGTCTGCGCAGGGTACATTTATATTCTCAGATGACACCATACCTGCGTCAGCAAATGGATCAGGCTTTACTGAATTATTATACGCAGTTGCCGGATGGACTGAATCCTGAAACTCGCAGGCTGGCAAAACAGCTGGCGGACAAATCTGGTGGCAGCGAAGAGTTTATCAATCATATACTAGCTTATTTCAAAAGCAGTCATTTTCAATATACTCTAACCCCAAAACGGAACCATGAAACACAGAATAAAATAGATTATTTTTTATTCGAGGGACATGAAGGTTTTTGTGAAGATTATGCTGATGCTATGGTGTGGCTGGCTCGTTCAATCGGTGTACCGGCACGAATCGTAATTGGTTATCAGGGAGGAGAATATCACCCTGACAATAAGTTCTGGCAAATTCGCAGTAAGGATGCACATGCATGGACTGAAATCTGGATTGCTGAAAAGGGTTTATGGAAACGGGTAGATCCGACCACGGCAGTTTCATCAGTGCGTATAGACAAAGGGGTGGAAAGTGCTTTACCGGCAGAACAGCGTGCCGGATTATCTTCAGCTTTTCCGTTATTACAGAAATATCTGGATAATGGTCAGTTTTACTGGCAGCAATGGGTGGTTAATTATGATAGGGGCAGTCAGAAGTCAATACTTAGCTGGCTGAATTTAAAAAATATACCTATATATGTATTGATAATAGTCATTATAATCGCAATTGTCATTACGTCACTTCCACTGATTTTCTGGTTACGCCGTCAGGGTAATGTGCAGACTCAGCCATTAACCGATGGTATTAATCTGCTTAAGCAGACTATTGTAGAAGGTGAAGAGTCAGAATTATCTGCAATCGGTCCGCTTGAGTTACAAAATATTCTGGCAGAGCATAATTTGCTTAATGAAGATTTAGCTGCTTTATTGACACAGTATATAGACTGGCAGTATGGAGCAGCAGGAATGCCAGACATACGCAGCCAGCGCAAATGGTTGCGTAAAATGAAGAAAGCTGTACGCAATCTGTAA
- a CDS encoding XRE family transcriptional regulator, translated as MHTIHSRIKQARTNKGLTQAELAEKLNISITAIQLWENKDETKATAPKRKRLEEVAKILGVTVTWLCTGENFIQTDENPKPTENPGPSDGYKKVMIYDIDLSKNHENINWILSEFEEPLLINNNWFTSKNLISDDLRAMRVKGNSMAPNLDNNDIVIINTNDVEPVDDETYAIIYNKHFFIRQIRQTVDGINLISSNSDYETIKISSNHLDNFIILGKKVWRCG; from the coding sequence ATGCACACTATTCATAGCCGTATTAAACAAGCTAGAACTAATAAAGGTTTAACCCAAGCTGAATTAGCAGAGAAGTTAAATATATCAATTACAGCTATCCAACTATGGGAAAATAAAGATGAGACTAAAGCCACAGCTCCAAAAAGAAAACGGCTAGAGGAAGTAGCAAAAATTTTAGGAGTAACGGTTACATGGCTATGTACAGGAGAAAATTTTATACAAACAGATGAAAATCCAAAACCAACTGAAAACCCCGGTCCCAGTGACGGATATAAAAAAGTTATGATATACGATATTGATTTATCAAAAAATCATGAAAATATCAATTGGATTTTATCAGAATTTGAAGAACCACTACTCATAAATAATAATTGGTTCACATCTAAAAATTTAATCTCTGATGATTTGCGTGCCATGCGTGTAAAAGGTAATAGCATGGCTCCTAACTTGGACAATAACGACATTGTTATAATAAACACTAATGATGTTGAGCCTGTTGATGATGAAACATATGCTATTATTTACAATAAACATTTTTTTATAAGACAAATCCGTCAAACTGTTGATGGTATAAATCTCATAAGCTCAAATAGTGATTATGAAACTATTAAAATTTCTTCTAATCATCTAGATAATTTTATAATTTTAGGAAAAAAAGTCTGGCGCTGTGGCTAG